The following are from one region of the Mangifera indica cultivar Alphonso chromosome 14, CATAS_Mindica_2.1, whole genome shotgun sequence genome:
- the LOC123196576 gene encoding cell differentiation protein rcd1-like, which yields MANLPESIWGDSPSVAGPNKSTAANAERLAALEQWIKALQSHETRERALIVLSKVRENREDLAPLLWDSFGTVTLLLQEIISVYVLLSSSNLTERVSNRVSNALALFQCIASHPDTRKKFLKAQLPQYLYPFLNIKNKEKAYEYLRLASLGVIGALVKSNDPEAVLFLLDTQAFPSCLVSMEVGTELSKTVATFIVHKILLDDEGLKYCCTFAERFFAVARLLRQMIEKFAEEPSKRLLKLIIGCYLRLSENPRACDGLRCCFPLSLTDSTFFGLLQGDPNTMECLRKLINNVSVRQRPVALEESHVRIRG from the exons ATGGCAAACTTACCAGAATCGATATGGGGAGACTCACCATCAGTGGCGGGTCCAAACAAGTCTACTGCCGCTAATGCTGAAAGATTGGCAGCGTTGGAGCAGTGGATTAAGGCTCTCCAATCCCATGAAACCCGAGAACGTGCTCTCATTGTCCTTTCTAAG GTTAGAGAAAATCGTGAAGATTTGGCGCCATTGTTATGGGACTCGTTTGGCACAGTTACTTTGCTGTTACAG gAAATAATATCGGTATACGTTTTGCTATCTTCTTCAAATCTTACAGAGAGAGTATCAAACAGGGTATCTAATGCCCTTGCTTTATTTCAG TGTATAGCTTCCCACCCAGATACAAGAAAGAAGTTTCTCAAGG CTCAATTGCCGCAGTATTTGTACCCCTTTCTGAACATTAAGAACAAAGAAAAGGCTTATGAATATCTGAGGCTTGCCAGCTTAGGTGTGATCGGTGCCTTGGTGAAG TCCAATGATCCAGAAGCTGTTCTTTTCCTTCTTGACACTCAAGCATTTCCTAGTTGCCTGGTCAGCATGGAGGTGGGCACTGAGCTATCAAAAACA GTTGCCACCTTTATTGTTCATAAAATCTTACTGGATGATGAGGGTTTGAAGTATTGCTGCACTTTTGCGGAAAGGTTTTTTGCAGTGGCTCGTCTTTTGAGgcaaatgattgaaaaatttgcAGAAGAACCCTCCAAACGGCTGCTAAAACTTATTATTGGTTGTTATCTTAGACTCTCAGAAAATCCAAG AGCATGCGATGGACTAAGATGCTGTTTTCCTCTAAGTTTAACAGACAGTACCTTCTTTGGCCTCCTACAA GGTGACCCCAATACCATGGAATGCCTTAGAAAATTGATCAACAATGTCTCTGTCAGACAACGACCAGTAGCTCTTGAGGAATCACATGTTCGCATCAGAGGCTAG
- the LOC123196164 gene encoding cellulose synthase-like protein B4 has product MANPIPVPLFEKVFPKNTYQRAIDFTILFLLFCLLIYRLLSVNNHGVAWFLAFLCEFWFAINWVLIVCTRWTPMLYKPFPQRLQQWVPELPPVDVFVTTADPVLEPPILTVNTVLSVLAVDYPADKVACYVSDDGCSPLIFYSLVEASKFAKLWVPFCKKYNIQVRAPFRYFSDESKPSSANSWDFQRAWENVKEEYEQLRWRIETAAPQPLNIGLTGELAVFSNTELRNHPAIVKVLWENKDGLSDGVPHLIYISREKRSKHPHHYKAGAMNVLTRVSGLMTNAPFMLNLDCDMFVNNTEIFRQAMCLMLGSKNEADCAFVMCPQMFYDRPEDLLLLHEYMGKGIVGIQGPFYGGTGCFHRRKVIYGLWPDEIKNQGKLYDNESLKEYGNSKEFMKSAVDALKGKTDYFRSSLSNSLEAAHQVASCSYEYCTGGWGKKFGWRYGSTVEDILTGLTIHEKGWRTGYCSPDPPAFLGCAAPGGPAVMVQQKRWATGLLEIFFSKHNPIIGTLKGKLQFRQCLAYLWVLLWGFRSIFELCYATLPAYCILTNSNFLPKVQEPGIYFIVAPFVIYNLYTLSEFVRTGLSIYSWWVAQCMARVVTITAWLFGVINVILKHVGLSETVFEITQKGQSTSSDDEGKFVFDESPVFVSATTVVLVHLTALATGLLGSRPVSVEKGSGLGELLCSGLVVLAFWPFVEGLFRKGKYGIPLPTLFKSAALALLFVYWCKI; this is encoded by the exons ATGGCTAATCCAATTCCTGTGCCTCTATTTGAAAAGGTGTTTCCTAAAAACACATACCAAAGAGCTATAGACTTCACTATCTTGTTCCTTCTCTTTTGTCTCTTAATCTATCGTCTCCTTTCTGTCAATAACCATGGAGTTGCTTGGTTTCTCGCTTTCTTATGCGAGTTTTGGTTCGCCATCAATTGGGTTCTCATTGTTTGCACAAGATGGACTCCTATGCTGTACAAACCATTTCCTCAACGCCTCCAGCAATG GGTGCCGGAGCTTCCACCGGTGGATGTGTTTGTAACAACGGCTGATCCTGTGCTAGAGCCGCCTATCCTTACAGTGAACACTGTGCTATCTGTCTTAGCAGTTGACTATCCAGCTGACAAAGTGGCTTGCTACGTCTCCGATGATGGCTGCTCGCCCCTTATATTCTATTCTCTCGTTGAAGCATCTAAATTTGCCAAGCTCTGGGTGCCATTCTGtaagaaatataatattcaagTTAGAGCTCCCTTTCGGTACTTCTCAGACGAGTCTAAACCGTCCAGTGCAAATTCTTGGGATTTCCAACGGGCCTGGGAAAATGTGAAG GAAGAGTACGAGCAGCTTCGCTGGCGCATAGAAACTGCAGCTCCGCAGCCTTTAAACATTGGTCTAACTGGCGAGCTGGCTGTTTTTTCAAATACTGAGCTGCGAAACCATCCGGCAATTGTCAAG GTCCTATGGGAGAACAAAGACGGTCTCTCAGATGGGGTGCCACATTTAATTTACATATCCAGAGAGAAGAGGTCAAAGCATCCACATCATTACAAAGCAGGAGCTATGAATGTCCTA ACTAGAGTGTCCGGGTTGATGACAAATGCTCCGTTCATGCTTAATCTGGATTGCGACATGTTTGTCAACAACACAGAGATTTTTCGACAGGCAATGTGTCTCATGCTCGGTTCCAAGAATGAAGCAGACTGCGCATTTGTTATGTGTCCACAAATGTTCTATGATAGACCAGAAGACTTGCTACTTTTGCATGAA TATATGGGGAAAGGAATAGTGGGAATCCAAGGACCTTTCTATGGAGGCACAGGATGTTTTCATAGACGAAAAGTTATTTATGGTCTATGGCCGGATGAGATAAAAAATCAAg GAAAATTATATGACAATGAATCACTAAAAGAATATGGAAACTCAAAGGAATTCATGAAATCGGCCGTTGATGCTTTGAAAGGGAAGACAGATTATTTTCGTAGCAGCCTATCTAACTCTCTCGAGGCAGCTCACCAAGTTGCCAGTTGTAGCTATGAGTACTGCACTGGCGGCTGGGGCAAAAAG TTTGGTTGGAGATATGGATCAACAGTAGAAGATATCTTAACAGGTTTGACCATCCATGAGAAAGGGTGGAGAACAGGGTATTGCTCACCGGACCCTCCAGCCTTTCTCGGGTGTGCTGCACCTGGTGGCCCGGCGGTGATGGTCCAACAAAAGAGATGGGCCACTGGACTGCTTGAAATCTTTTTCAGTAAACACAATCCAATAATCGGTACACTCAAAGGCAAGCTCCAATTCAGGCAGTGCTTGGCGTATCTGTGGGTGCTTCTGTGGGGCTTCCGTTCCATTTTTGAGCTTTGCTATGCTACTCTGCCAGCCTACTGCATCCTCACTAACTCCAATTTCTTGCCGAAG GTTCAAGAACCAggcatatattttattgttgctCCTTTTGTGATCTACAATTTGTATACTCTATCAGAGTTCGTCCGAACTGGCCTCTCAATTTATTCATGGTGGGTTGCCCAATGTATGGCCAGAGTTGTGACAATAACTGCGTGGTTGTTTGGAGTTATAAACGTGATACTCAAGCACGTAGGATTATCTGAGacagtttttgaaattacaCAGAAAGGTCAATCTACTTCTAGTGATGATGAAGGTAAATTTGTGTTCGATGAGTCCCCGGTATTTGTGTCAGCCACGACGGTTGTGCTGGTGCACCTGACCGCATTGGCTACCGGTTTGTTGGGGTCACGGCCAGTATCAGTTGAGAAGGGGTCAGGCCTGGGGGAGTTGTTGTGCAGTGGGCTTGTGGTTCTAGCTTTTTGGCCGTTTGTAGAAGGTCTGTTTCGGAAAGGAAAATATGGGATCCCTTTACCCACCTTATTTAAATCTGCTGCTTTGGCGTTACTTTTTGTATATTggtgtaaaatttaa
- the LOC123196166 gene encoding cellulose synthase-like protein B4, producing MANPIPVPLFEKVFPKNTYQRAIDVTILFLLFCLLIYRLLSLNNHGVAWFLAFICELWFAINWVIIVCTRWTPMLYKPFPQRLQQWMPELPPVDVFVTTADPVLEPPILTVNTVLSLLAVDYPANKLACYVSDDGCSPLIFYSLVEATQFAKLWAPFCRKYNVQVRAPFRYFLDESKPSSASSRAFQQEWKYMKEEYEQLSRRIENATQQPFPIALTGELAVFSDTELRNHPTIVKVLWENKEGLTDGVPHLIYVSREKRPKNPHYYKAGAMNVLTRVSGLMTNAPFMLNLDCDMFVNNTEIFRQAMCLMLGSNSEKDCAFIQCPQLFYDRPQDMLLLQEYVGKGIVGIQGPYYAGTGCFHRRKVIYGLWPDEVKNQGKLSDNALLKECGNSKEFITSAVHALKGKKVDFPRNPSKSLEAALQVASCSYEYGTAWGKKFGWMYGSLVEDILTGLTIHIKGWRSGYCSPDPPAFLGCAPPNGPAVMVQQKRWATGLLEIFFSKHNPIIGTLKGKLQFRQCLAYMYVLLWGFRSIFELCYATLPAYCILTNSNFLPKVQDPGIYFIVAPFVMYHLYTLSEFIRTGFSVYSWWVGQCMARIVAMTAWLFGVINAILELIGLSEIVFEITEKGLSTSGDDEGKFVFDESPVFVSVTTVVLVHLIALGNCLLGSQPLPGLAEFFCSVFVLVAVWPFVEGLFRKGKYGIPLNTIFKSAALALFFVYLCKL from the exons ATGGCTAATCCAATTCCTGTGCCtctatttgaaaaagtttttccTAAAAACACATACCAAAGAGCTATTGATGTCACTATCTTATTCCTTCTCTTTTGCCTCTTAATCTATCGTCTCCTGTCTCTCAACAACCATGGAGTTGCTTGGTTTCTCGCTTTCATATGCGAGTTATGGTTCGCCATCAATTGGGTTATCATTGTTTGCACCAGATGGACTCCTATGCTGTACAAACCATTTCCTCAACGCCTCCAGCAATG GATGCCGGAACTTCCACCGGTGGATGTATTTGTAACAACGGCTGATCCTGTGCTAGAGCCACCTATCCTCACAGTGAACACTGTGCTATCTTTGTTAGCAGTTGATTATCCAGCTAACAAACTGGCTTGCTATGTCTCCGATGACGGCTGCTCACCTCTAATCTTCTATTCTCTAGTTGAAGCCACTCAATTTGCAAAGCTTTGGGCGCCATTCTGTAGGAAATACAATGTTCAAGTAAGAGCTCCCTTTCGGTACTTCTTGGATGAGTCTAAACCGTCCAGTGCAAGTTCTAGGGCTTTCCAACAAGAATGGAAATATATGAAG GAAGAGTATGAGCAGCTTAGCAGACGCATAGAGAATGCAACGCAGCAGCCTTTTCCTATTGCTTTAACTGGCGAGTTGGCCGTTTTCTCTGATACTGAGTTGCGAAACCACCCGACAATTGTCAAG GTCCTATGGGAGAACAAGGAGGGTCTGACAGATGGGGTGCcacatttaatttatgtatcGAGAGAGAAGAGGCCAAAGAATCCCCATTATTACAAAGCAGGAGCTATGAATGTACTG ACTAGAGTGTCCGGGTTGATGACAAATGCTCCTTTCATGCTTAATCTGGACTGCGACATGTTTGTCAACAACACTGAGATCTTTCGACAGGCTATGTGTCTCATGCTCGGTTCTAACAGTGAAAAAGACTGCGCATTTATTCAGTGTCCACAATTATTCTATGATAGGCCACAAGACATGCTGCTCTTGCAAGAA TATGTGGGGAAAGGAATAGTGGGAATTCAGGGACCTTACTACGCAGGTACAGGATGTTTTCATAGACGAAAAGTTATCTATGGTCTATGGCCAGATGAAGTCAAAAATCAAG GAAAATTATCCGATAATGCATTACTGAAAGAATGTGGAAATTCAAAGGAGTTTATCACATCAGCCGTTCATGCGTTGAAAGGGAAGAAAGTTGATTTTCCCCGCAACCCGTCTAAATCTCTTGAGGCGGCTCTCCAAGTTGCAAGTTGTAGCTATGAGTACGGCACTGCCTGGGGTAAAAAG TTTGGGTGGATGTATGGATCTCTAGTAGAAGATATCTTAACAGGGTTGACCATCCATATAAAAGGGTGGAGATCAGGATATTGCTCACCAGACCCTCCAGCCTTTCTAGGATGTGCTCCACCTAACGGACCGGCAGTGATGGTTCAACAGAAGAGATGGGCAACTGGACTACTTGAAATATTTTTCAGCAAACACAATCCAATAATTGGTACTCTCAAAGGCAAGCTCCAATTCAGGCAGTGCCTGGCGTATATGTATGTCCTTCTGTGGGGCTTCCGTTCCATTTTTGAGCTTTGTTATGCCACTCTGCCAGCCTACTGCATCCTCACCAACTCCAATTTCTTGCCCAAG GTACAAGACCcgggtatatattttattgtggCTCCTTTTGTGATGTACCATCTGTATACTCTATCAGAGTTCATTCGAACTGGTTTCTCAGTTTATTCTTGGTGGGTTGGCCAATGTATGGCAAGAATTGTGGCAATGACTGCGTGGTTGTTTGGAGTTATAAATGCGATACTGGAGCTCATAGGATTATCTGagatagtttttgaaattacagAGAAAGGTCTATCGACTTCTGGTGATGATGAAGGTAAATTTGTGTTTGATGAGTCGCCGGTTTTTGTGTCAGTGACGACGGTTGTGCTGGTGCACCTGATCGCATTGGGTAACTGCTTGTTGGGCTCACAACCACTGCCAGGCCTAGCTGAATTCTTTTGCAGCGTGTTTGTGTTGGTAGCAGTTTGGCCGTTTGTAGAAGGTCTGTTTAGGAAAGGAAAATATGGGATCCCCTTAAACACCATTTTTAAATCTGCTGCTCTagcattattttttgtatatttgtgTAAACTGTAA